The Ziziphus jujuba cultivar Dongzao chromosome 12, ASM3175591v1 sequence ATAGATGGGTGAACCCGAACTAACTTTGTGCAACTTTCAAGAACTAATCTCTCTAGATTTGGAACTCTTGTGAAGTCTGGAGTCTCAATTGAGTTATGAGAGTTTAAGATTGATCAATCTGAGGTTCTCCAAGGTCTATCaagaacataaaaaagaaagcaataaaGAGATTTCTTGTAAAGAACTTTATATTGATCAAAtgataaaagaagaaaacaatgttATTAATGTAGCAACATTACATTCATACCAGTCCAAAGTCTTTCAATTTTTCTGTAGCACATTATGATTTCAACAATTTTGTTTGGTGGGAAACAGCTTGATGGTAAATATTTTAAAGGATACTGAAACCATTCAAGAAAACATAACTCCTTTGAGAGATATTCAATGCCTTGAGGAAAGTCTAAATATCTTCTGACTTTCAGCAATCTAAGTCTACTCATATTTGAGAAAGCTTTGGGACTGCAGCGAATGCATTCTTGATCCCATTCTTCCTCAGAACAATTAATGATCAAGGCTTCAACTGCATTTGTTCCCTGATAACCAGGTCCAAAAGTTAATCATCACAAGCTTAATATAAAAACCAATGCAAATTTACAATGCATACAAAAACTATATATTCTCTAATGTACAAATTTAAACATAATGGATACCGTATTTCCCATCAAGACATGTTGAACATCCTCATTGCGCCCCACCCTGCTACGCTTGCCTGGCTCTGCAGGTTCTTCTAGGTGAATAATTCGTAGACCCAATTCTTGTACCAAATTATGCATGCAGAGTTTATTGTCCGAAAGAGTAACAAGAGATCTATCTATTAGAACTCTTATTCCAATTTCTGCACTCAAACCACAACTGTCCAGTATTTTGATTAACTGATCTTTGTCATCGCCCTTGAAAAAACATGCAATGTCAAGAAAAATCTTCTTTTCTATTTCCTCTAATCCATCATAATTTATGCGCAGTACAGCAAATATTTCTCTGTTAGGAACTTCTTTTAGCCTCTTTAATGCACTTTCCCATTCCTTAACAGTTCTACCAAACACAAAGGATCCAAACACTTCAAGGGCTAATGGAAGcccatttatataatttacaaattcATTAGACAGCTGTATGTAACCTTCTAAAGGATGCCTACTTTTAAAAGCTTTTAGGCAAAAAAACTCTTGAGCTTCATACTGATTCATTCCACAGAGCTGAAATATTTCATCAGCTCCATGCTCGATCAACACATGTTTATCTTTAGCTGTTACGATGATTCTACTTCCTAGGCCAAACCAATCATGCGATCCAGCCAATACACTTAATTGGTCCAGTCTATCTACATCATCTAGAACTAGAAGAATCCATTTACGAAAAAGCCAATTCTTGATCATGTAGGCTCCAGCTCTAGCAGTCCATATTGTAATACTATCTTTTTCCTTGGTTTCAGAAAGAAGCTGAGCTTGTAATGTTACTGGACCATTAGCCTTTCTAGAAATTTCTCTGATGTTGGAAAGAAAACTACTACTTTCAAATTGATCAGAAATCTTATCAAAAACAACTTCAGCAAGAGTTCTCTTGCCTACCCCACTCATTCCATATATCCCTATGATTCGAACAGCATCATTCATCTCTAAGTCTAAATGATTAATCATTTCCTTCACTTTGGATTCCATTCCAACtatgtttttgtttatattagaGAATGTATAACTCACTCTATTGAATATCATTTCAACAATTTCTTAGATGATATCTACCTCATATCTGCAAATAACATATATTGGGATACAGTGTCAACATTTGAAGGGTTTGAGGATATAATAGGAGGAAAGGGAACGAGAagcaaaatcataaatattgtaCCTATCTCTTAAATGCCATCCAGAGAGATTGGCCACATCTGCCAAAGCATCCCTCCACCTTTGAACCTTTTCAAAATTCCACTTTAAATTTTCTTGATGCATTTCAAAGGCATCCTCAAAGCTTCCCTTTTGTTTCCTGACCTCAGAAGGATCCACATGATAGAAAACAGGCAGAACAGTTTGGCCCATCACTTTCATACATTCAACAATCTTGACCAATTCATCCAAACACAATGTAGAAGAAGCATAGTTTCTCGAGAATATAACAACAGAAAATCTTGAATCTTCTATTGCTTTCAAGGGCTCCTGGGAAATGGGTTTTCCTCTCTCTAGTCTTTCATCATCTCTGAAAGTGACAATTCCTCTCCTTTGCATAGCAGCATATAGATGGTCAGTGAAGCTTTTGCGAGTGTCTTCTCCTTTGAAACTAAGAAAAACATCATATTTCCATCGATGAGTTTTAGAAGATGAACAGGAGAAATCCTTAGATGATGAAGCTCCTTGCATTGTCTCAGAAGACCAATGAAACCCAGAACAGAATAGATTTTTGCAGGAAATAATTTTCTGGGAAAATTGTCACCTATGAAACCGGACATCGCCATAGACTTCAAATTACAGAAAAAATAAGGAAAGTCAACACTGGGATATCGCtctcttttattaattattgggaATATCAAAAACATGATCGCTTCCAATATTTAAAGAATTGGCTTGCTTCAAagtaagcctttttttttattatttaagaaaaaaaattgtaagctTTTCCAGTGCTTTGACCGTGGATAAAGTATGCAAGAGGCACTACAGTCAACCAAAAAAAGAGTGGAGATAACATGtctaccaaaaaaacaaaaacgctaaaagtcaaccaaaaaaaaagagtggAGATAACATGTTTACCA is a genomic window containing:
- the LOC107429654 gene encoding disease resistance protein RUN1-like isoform X1, whose amino-acid sequence is MIFNRVSYTFSNINKNIVGMESKVKEMINHLDLEMNDAVRIIGIYGMSGVGKRTLAEVVFDKISDQFESSSFLSNIREISRKANGPVTLQAQLLSETKEKDSITIWTARAGAYMIKNWLFRKWILLVLDDVDRLDQLSVLAGSHDWFGLGSRIIVTAKDKHVLIEHGADEIFQLCGMNQYEAQEFFCLKAFKSRHPLEGYIQLSNEFVNYINGLPLALEVFGSFVFGRTVKEWESALKRLKEVPNREIFAVLRINYDGLEEIEKKIFLDIACFFKGDDKDQLIKILDSCGLSAEIGIRVLIDRSLVTLSDNKLCMHNLVQELGLRIIHLEEPAEPGKRSRVGRNEDVQHVLMGNTGTNAVEALIINCSEEEWDQECIRCSPKAFSNMSRLRLLKVRRYLDFPQGIEYLSKELCFLEWFQYPLKYLPSSCFPPNKIVEIIMCYRKIERLWTDLGEPQIDQS
- the LOC107429654 gene encoding disease resistance protein RPV1-like isoform X2; its protein translation is MQGASSSKDFSCSSSKTHRWKYDVFLSFKGEDTRKSFTDHLYAAMQRRGIVTFRDDERLERGKPISQEPLKAIEDSRFSVVIFSRNYASSTLCLDELVKIVECMKVMGQTVLPVFYHVDPSEVRKQKGSFEDAFEMHQENLKWNFEKVQRWRDALADVANLSGWHLRDRYNIYDFASRSLSSYYILKPFKC